The proteins below are encoded in one region of Dermacentor albipictus isolate Rhodes 1998 colony unplaced genomic scaffold, USDA_Dalb.pri_finalv2 scaffold_23, whole genome shotgun sequence:
- the LOC139052459 gene encoding uncharacterized protein isoform X1, producing the protein MCDKAEQDPEATVLTSNPASETDERQSSYPEPVDTLGSSPVASERTNSPNTGSSCNSASSSNPSAVSEKPQFYIEVDASSMVNLKAGTQYTLVPLDSDQATAAAIPTSGSIAQTLAWGRTLDGRLPGEEPTGNPRVVSKEELTSDAFGLDQGMMSSFDGPTVAAGKTEEPDTTLDAEFEGSEDKMTYTPLMTVSQQQQQQQQQQPQTHDATAAAAAAAQMCSMKKTVVKTVATRSPCVRACAQQHVTSGYDAAALRYRHPTSPVYVAPPQHTLQHQTATPFLVHPRASWAPFTGTSTPQCCWRTDCGYPGGANISSPCEALQTRAYLPMTSAGHSGTAAGAAAGLAGGASSSSATATAADSGLHATLGADEVTSAADFSRGAAGDAAGGDIMGGVTTRVANMGQIQHMVGPLDNVPYYMPFNGRENHNEKERKRRTRIKNACQTLRSLVPGLSEKTDKATVFEFTVQYLLHLRRHLGTKHDKSISQEFMEKYSPY; encoded by the exons AACGAACAGTCCAAACACAGGGAGCAGTTGCAACAGCGCAAGTTCTTCCAATCCAAGCGCAGTAAGCGAGAAACCGCAGTTTTACATCGAGGTGGACGCCAGTTCTATGGTCAACTTGAAAGCCGGAACCCAGTACACATTGGTACCTTTGGATTCGGATCAGGCGACGGCGGCTGCCATACCAACCTCTGGCTCCATTGCTCAGACGCT TGCTTGGGGCCGTACGCTAGACGGACGATTGCCTGGTGAAGAGCCAACCGGAAACCCTAGAGTCGTCTCGAAG GAGGAGCTGACCAGTGACGCATTCGGCCTGGACCAGGGCATGATGAGCTCTTTCGATGGGCCTACAGTGGCGGCTGGCAAGACCGAGGAGCCAGACACCACGCTCGACGCGGAGTTCGAGGGCTCCGAAGACAAGATGACGTACACCCCCCTCATGACcgtctctcaacaacagcaacagcagcagcagcagcaaccacagACGCATGACGCAAccgctgcagcagctgctgccgCACAGATG TGCTCGATGAAGAAAACGGTAGTTAAGACGGTGGCAACGCGTTCtccgtgtgtgcgtgcttgcgcgCAGCAACACGTCACCAGCGGCTACGACGCTGCGGCGCTGCGCTACCGACACCCGACGTCGCCCGTGTACGTGGCACCGCCGCAGCACACGCTCCAGCACCAGACGGCGACGCCCTTCCTGGTGCACCCGAGGGCCAGCTGGGCCCCTTTCACGGGCACCTCGACTCCACAG TGCTGCTGGCGTACTGATTGTGGATACCCCGGAGGAGCCAACATCAGCAGCCCGTGCGAAGCCCTACAGACTCGG GCTTACCTCCCCATGACGTCAGCCGGTCACTCCGGTACAGCGGCCGGTGCGGCAGCCGGTCTCGCCGGCGGTGCCAGCAGCAGCAGTGCTACAGCGACGGCCGCCGACAGCGGCCTGCACGCCACACTGGGAGCGGACGAGGTGACCTCGGCCGCCGACTTCAGCCGTGGTGCGGCCGGAGATGCCGCGGGCGGCGACATCATGGGTGGCGTGACCACTCGCGTGGCCAACATGGGACAGATCCAGCACATGGTCGGCCCGCTGGACAACGTACCGTACTACATGCCTTTCAACGGCCGCGAGAACCACAACGAAAAGGAGCGGAAAAGGAG GACTCGCATCAAGAATGCCTGCCAGACCCTGCGGTCGCTTGTGCCCGGCTTGAGTGAGAAGACGGACAAGGCCACAGTGTTCGAATTCACGGTGCAGTACCTGCTGCACCTACGCAGGCACCTGGGAACCAAGCATGACAAG TCAATTTCCCAGGAGTTCATGGAGAAGTACTCACCCTATTAG
- the LOC139052459 gene encoding uncharacterized protein isoform X2, producing the protein MCDKAEQDPEATVLTSNPASETDERQSSYPEPVDTLGSSPVASERTNSPNTGSSCNSASSSNPSAVSEKPQFYIEVDASSMVNLKAGTQYTLVPLDSDQATAAAIPTSGSIAQTLAWGRTLDGRLPGEEPTGNPRVVSKEELTSDAFGLDQGMMSSFDGPTVAAGKTEEPDTTLDAEFEGSEDKMTYTPLMTVSQQQQQQQQQQPQTHDATAAAAAAAQMQHVTSGYDAAALRYRHPTSPVYVAPPQHTLQHQTATPFLVHPRASWAPFTGTSTPQCCWRTDCGYPGGANISSPCEALQTRAYLPMTSAGHSGTAAGAAAGLAGGASSSSATATAADSGLHATLGADEVTSAADFSRGAAGDAAGGDIMGGVTTRVANMGQIQHMVGPLDNVPYYMPFNGRENHNEKERKRRTRIKNACQTLRSLVPGLSEKTDKATVFEFTVQYLLHLRRHLGTKHDKSISQEFMEKYSPY; encoded by the exons AACGAACAGTCCAAACACAGGGAGCAGTTGCAACAGCGCAAGTTCTTCCAATCCAAGCGCAGTAAGCGAGAAACCGCAGTTTTACATCGAGGTGGACGCCAGTTCTATGGTCAACTTGAAAGCCGGAACCCAGTACACATTGGTACCTTTGGATTCGGATCAGGCGACGGCGGCTGCCATACCAACCTCTGGCTCCATTGCTCAGACGCT TGCTTGGGGCCGTACGCTAGACGGACGATTGCCTGGTGAAGAGCCAACCGGAAACCCTAGAGTCGTCTCGAAG GAGGAGCTGACCAGTGACGCATTCGGCCTGGACCAGGGCATGATGAGCTCTTTCGATGGGCCTACAGTGGCGGCTGGCAAGACCGAGGAGCCAGACACCACGCTCGACGCGGAGTTCGAGGGCTCCGAAGACAAGATGACGTACACCCCCCTCATGACcgtctctcaacaacagcaacagcagcagcagcagcaaccacagACGCATGACGCAAccgctgcagcagctgctgccgCACAGATG CAACACGTCACCAGCGGCTACGACGCTGCGGCGCTGCGCTACCGACACCCGACGTCGCCCGTGTACGTGGCACCGCCGCAGCACACGCTCCAGCACCAGACGGCGACGCCCTTCCTGGTGCACCCGAGGGCCAGCTGGGCCCCTTTCACGGGCACCTCGACTCCACAG TGCTGCTGGCGTACTGATTGTGGATACCCCGGAGGAGCCAACATCAGCAGCCCGTGCGAAGCCCTACAGACTCGG GCTTACCTCCCCATGACGTCAGCCGGTCACTCCGGTACAGCGGCCGGTGCGGCAGCCGGTCTCGCCGGCGGTGCCAGCAGCAGCAGTGCTACAGCGACGGCCGCCGACAGCGGCCTGCACGCCACACTGGGAGCGGACGAGGTGACCTCGGCCGCCGACTTCAGCCGTGGTGCGGCCGGAGATGCCGCGGGCGGCGACATCATGGGTGGCGTGACCACTCGCGTGGCCAACATGGGACAGATCCAGCACATGGTCGGCCCGCTGGACAACGTACCGTACTACATGCCTTTCAACGGCCGCGAGAACCACAACGAAAAGGAGCGGAAAAGGAG GACTCGCATCAAGAATGCCTGCCAGACCCTGCGGTCGCTTGTGCCCGGCTTGAGTGAGAAGACGGACAAGGCCACAGTGTTCGAATTCACGGTGCAGTACCTGCTGCACCTACGCAGGCACCTGGGAACCAAGCATGACAAG TCAATTTCCCAGGAGTTCATGGAGAAGTACTCACCCTATTAG
- the LOC139052459 gene encoding uncharacterized protein isoform X3, which translates to MCDKAEQDPEATVLTSNPASETDERQSSYPEPVDTLGSSPVASERTNSPNTGSSCNSASSSNPSAVSEKPQFYIEVDASSMVNLKAGTQYTLVPLDSDQATAAAIPTSGSIAQTLAWGRTLDGRLPGEEPTGNPRVVSKEELTSDAFGLDQGMMSSFDGPTVAAGKTEEPDTTLDAEFEGSEDKMTYTPLMTVSQQQQQQQQQQPQTHDATAAAAAAAQMCSMKKTVVKTVATRSPCVRACAQQHVTSGYDAAALRYRHPTSPVYVAPPQHTLQHQTATPFLVHPRASWAPFTGTSTPQAYLPMTSAGHSGTAAGAAAGLAGGASSSSATATAADSGLHATLGADEVTSAADFSRGAAGDAAGGDIMGGVTTRVANMGQIQHMVGPLDNVPYYMPFNGRENHNEKERKRRTRIKNACQTLRSLVPGLSEKTDKATVFEFTVQYLLHLRRHLGTKHDKSISQEFMEKYSPY; encoded by the exons AACGAACAGTCCAAACACAGGGAGCAGTTGCAACAGCGCAAGTTCTTCCAATCCAAGCGCAGTAAGCGAGAAACCGCAGTTTTACATCGAGGTGGACGCCAGTTCTATGGTCAACTTGAAAGCCGGAACCCAGTACACATTGGTACCTTTGGATTCGGATCAGGCGACGGCGGCTGCCATACCAACCTCTGGCTCCATTGCTCAGACGCT TGCTTGGGGCCGTACGCTAGACGGACGATTGCCTGGTGAAGAGCCAACCGGAAACCCTAGAGTCGTCTCGAAG GAGGAGCTGACCAGTGACGCATTCGGCCTGGACCAGGGCATGATGAGCTCTTTCGATGGGCCTACAGTGGCGGCTGGCAAGACCGAGGAGCCAGACACCACGCTCGACGCGGAGTTCGAGGGCTCCGAAGACAAGATGACGTACACCCCCCTCATGACcgtctctcaacaacagcaacagcagcagcagcagcaaccacagACGCATGACGCAAccgctgcagcagctgctgccgCACAGATG TGCTCGATGAAGAAAACGGTAGTTAAGACGGTGGCAACGCGTTCtccgtgtgtgcgtgcttgcgcgCAGCAACACGTCACCAGCGGCTACGACGCTGCGGCGCTGCGCTACCGACACCCGACGTCGCCCGTGTACGTGGCACCGCCGCAGCACACGCTCCAGCACCAGACGGCGACGCCCTTCCTGGTGCACCCGAGGGCCAGCTGGGCCCCTTTCACGGGCACCTCGACTCCACAG GCTTACCTCCCCATGACGTCAGCCGGTCACTCCGGTACAGCGGCCGGTGCGGCAGCCGGTCTCGCCGGCGGTGCCAGCAGCAGCAGTGCTACAGCGACGGCCGCCGACAGCGGCCTGCACGCCACACTGGGAGCGGACGAGGTGACCTCGGCCGCCGACTTCAGCCGTGGTGCGGCCGGAGATGCCGCGGGCGGCGACATCATGGGTGGCGTGACCACTCGCGTGGCCAACATGGGACAGATCCAGCACATGGTCGGCCCGCTGGACAACGTACCGTACTACATGCCTTTCAACGGCCGCGAGAACCACAACGAAAAGGAGCGGAAAAGGAG GACTCGCATCAAGAATGCCTGCCAGACCCTGCGGTCGCTTGTGCCCGGCTTGAGTGAGAAGACGGACAAGGCCACAGTGTTCGAATTCACGGTGCAGTACCTGCTGCACCTACGCAGGCACCTGGGAACCAAGCATGACAAG TCAATTTCCCAGGAGTTCATGGAGAAGTACTCACCCTATTAG